Proteins found in one Labrenzia sp. VG12 genomic segment:
- a CDS encoding isoprenylcysteine carboxylmethyltransferase family protein, with amino-acid sequence MKLKVPPVAVFLVAVLLLAAGHWLLPGLSLSLPGQVSAALLFGLAGIVPGLQAVIEFIARKTTVNPMEPEKATTLVTDGIYRFSRNPMYLGLLCLLLAFALFWGTLTVIVVVPLFVWYMTEFQIKPEEDSLRQVFGSEYEAYLSDVRRWI; translated from the coding sequence ATGAAACTGAAAGTGCCGCCAGTTGCCGTGTTTCTGGTCGCTGTCCTGCTTCTTGCAGCCGGTCACTGGCTCCTGCCCGGTCTTTCGCTGTCCTTGCCCGGGCAAGTCTCAGCCGCGCTTTTGTTCGGACTTGCCGGTATCGTACCCGGGCTTCAGGCGGTGATTGAATTCATCGCGCGCAAGACCACCGTCAATCCGATGGAACCTGAAAAGGCCACGACGCTGGTCACCGACGGTATCTACCGGTTCAGCCGCAACCCGATGTATCTGGGACTGCTCTGCCTGCTGCTGGCCTTTGCGCTGTTCTGGGGCACGCTGACGGTGATTGTCGTGGTACCGCTCTTTGTCTGGTACATGACCGAGTTCCAGATCAAGCCGGAAGAGGACAGCCTGAGACAGGTGTTCGGCAGCGAGTACGAGGCATACCTTTCCGACGTGCGGCGCTGGATCTGA
- a CDS encoding nitrile hydratase accessory protein: MTSRDARPQTQAPSLPLDQDGGPVFSAPWEARVFAMTLQAHQAGLFTWSEWADTLGAELAGDGQGDGDGSGEPLGYYDHWLTAFEKLLTAKGIAGAGQLSDLRAAWGEAAKATPHGQPIELSRT, from the coding sequence TTGACCTCGCGTGATGCCCGCCCGCAGACACAAGCACCGAGCCTGCCGCTCGACCAGGATGGTGGCCCGGTCTTCTCGGCGCCCTGGGAGGCACGCGTCTTTGCCATGACGCTGCAGGCGCATCAGGCAGGGCTGTTCACCTGGTCCGAATGGGCCGATACGCTGGGTGCGGAACTTGCCGGAGACGGTCAAGGAGATGGGGACGGCAGCGGCGAACCCCTTGGCTACTATGATCATTGGCTGACCGCGTTCGAAAAGCTGCTGACGGCCAAGGGCATTGCCGGTGCCGGCCAGCTGTCGGATCTCAGGGCGGCCTGGGGCGAAGCTGCGAAAGCGACACCCCACGGTCAGCCAATCGAACTTTCCAGAACATGA